GCATGAAAATTTGACAGGTTGTGACGTAGGAGACGCTCAAGGACAcattaaaaaatacaatatttgaaAAGGTGAATACCTTTGCTTCGATTTCACTGGGTCTGAAACTCATAGTATACAGATAAAAGACGATGTCATGTGTCATGTTTTATAGTAGACTTGATTGGGTCTAGTCTCAATCAAGCATGGTTAATTAGATAACACGAGCTACAAAAATAATACTACCAATAAATATTCTGCAGGATCAATTAAGCTAAAAGATAGctctgaaataaaaaaattaaagggtACACATGGAAGCAGTTGACAGTGTGAGAATACGGGGGATGGAGGACTGAATGAAAGTTGATTTTTTCCCCCATTTGAGGTTATATTGGAACTCACCAACCTCTACTATTCCAgtaatcctttaaaaatcagAGTTGGATGATATAGAAATTCCTCGAAGTAAGTTTGCAATTCTAATTGATAAcgttgttttttgttttttgtttttgttttttttttgaggtTTGGGCATAAAACTGATGCATGTTTAATGAATCTACGGGTGATATGAATGTCGGATATTTCATTAATCTTTGGTACATTTTCAAGTCGTGTCAAGATTGGTGTGCGCAAGCATATCAATGACGAGATTTAACTAATCGAGTgtgataaacattttcatgtgACAGATTTGCATgctacatattttttaaaattttaatctcaTGATCTATCGATGATGATGAGATACGTGAATAGTTATTTTCGGTGAAACATAAACTACCTCGAATAGTTAATATAAAAACATCAATATAATCAACacgtaataattttttttaaataaacattaatATTTCATGTTCTAACGCTAACATATATAAATTCGTATGGATATCTAAAATTTGAGTtgtaataaatgtttttttttgttttttcgaaTTTGGTGATTATAATATAAGATTAATGTCAGCAATTTTGTGTTGGGATATACTTAAAAAGCTTGGAACGTAAGCACTTTAATCTAAACCTCTctctaatatttaattaattaagattgAGATAGTCGTTTTGAACATGTTTATTGAAGGGTTAATTAAACAATTCAATTCAATGATCACTAGCCAAATTAAAGCCGCCATTaataaattatgtattattaaaaattatttccttTTTCCCATATATTGTGGAATTCTTTATTTACATTGggtgagatttttttttctatatttcataaatCGAACTCAAATCTCTTCTTTTTGTTGGAAATATATAGTTTATGTCATTGCACTACAAATAGAGTGAGAAAattctttttattataattaaaaatatcaaaatatattaaaccaaATACAATACTTTATTGAATATATATTGATACAAACTcaattataatttcaaattaattatttataaatatttttttttctttacatGTAAAGAAGTTTTGAACGTAGATAGAAAAAATAGAGTGTTACAATAATNATATATTAAAACAATAGAATGTGAATAACTCAAACAATAGAATGTGAATAACTCGTCGACTTATAATTTAATGTTTATAATATACtttttttcaaaagaaatataaatatatataccatataagtaataattaatcattaaaatcGTTTGATAGATGctaccatataaatagtgtctcaTCCAATCAGCATATTAAGCGTGTATTGAGTAATGAATCATGAAgactaatttatatattatatttgaataaataatcatgatttANcacaataaaaagtaatactattagcataaaaaataatactttttcatggatgacccgaataagatatccgtctcacaaatacgacgagtgagactgtcttacacaagtttttgtcatataatTGAATGAATAATCATGATTTATCAACTCTATCAATCAAGATAACATAAACAAAAGGGAAGAAAACAGCTTCATGGTTAAATTTTGCTCCCGGTGGAAAATTAATTCCGTGTTTGATTGCCCAATTCCCAAAGACATCGCTGTTGATTTCAGTCcacacaaataaaataaattagaaaaagaaCGAAACCCAAAATAGAAAAGAGTATGTGACATTCAACCGAACACTTGTATATTCAGTTTCTGTTTCGAAAAACAAATTATCTTagaagtttgcatgaaaagggTTCCCTAAAAAGTTGTCAGGTTTTGTTAAAAAGTTTGAATTCTTTTACAAATAGGTGTCTTCTTGTATTGGGATTCGGAGGAATCTTTACATTGATCCCAGAGCGAACAGTGAAGGGGTCGGGTCCATACTCGGAAAGAAGCTCCCAAATTTGGTTAGAAAGTTGAATCCTTTACGAATAGGAATCCCTCAGTTATTGGGATTCTGACGTAAGGAGAAAATTTGAGTATAAATTGGTTATATTACTGAACCCGGGTGGGAGAATAGATGAATATGTAGGTGGAAATTGTCGCCAGTGGTTTACGTGCAATCAGACATTGTTTAGTTTCTTCTCCTTTTCTGTTTCAAACTTTCAAAGGCTCTCAGAATTTGTTAGAAACTTCAATccattctaaaaaaaataggCATATTTCTCAGGATTCCAAGAAAAAGGAGAAAATTTGAGCATAAATCGGTCTTACTGTCTAAAATATCATACAAATTAAGGTAGTAGGAGGAGGATAGATGGACTTTTGGCCGGAATTTCTTGCAAGCAGTTGGGGTAGGGAGTTTGTCGCCGGAGGATTTGGCGGCTCCGCCGGTGTTATCACCGGCTATCCGCTGGATACTCTGAGAATCCGGCTGCAGCAATCGAGGACAGGATCTGCTTTCAGCATTCTCCGCCGTGTCGTCGCGAGTGAAGGGCCCTCTGCTCTGTACAGAGGCATGGCTGCTCCCTTTGCTTCCGTCACTTTACAGGTTCTCCTATTCTTCAATGCTTGAGAATTTTCTTTCATCGTAAATATCATCGAAAAACttgagatatttttttatgatgcgTCTGGTTAACATTGATAACGTTACATTTGCAACTGCAGAATGCTATTGCTTTCCGGACATACGCCATATTATCCCGAGCATTCGACAAGAACAGAGCAGCAGATGATCCACCCTCATACACAGGAGTCGCCCTCGGAGGAATAGGCACCGGAGCGATACAAAGCCTACTCCTCAGCCCCGTCGAACTCATAAAAATTCGTTTACAATTGCAGCAAAAAACAATCAAAAACACCAACGGCCCTATGAACGTTGCTAAAAGCATACTCCAAACTGAAGGGTGGAGAGGGGTATACCGAGGTCTAACCGTCACAGTATTAAGGGATGCACCGGCCCACGGTGTGTACTTCTGGACATACGAATATATGAGAGAACGGCTCCATCCGGGATGCCGGAAACACGGGCAAGAGTCATTCCAAACCATGCTTCTTGCCGGGGGTCTTGCAGGAGTAACGAGCTGGATTTCTTGCTACCCATTAGACGTGATCAAAACTAGAATTCAGGCCGCGTCGGGTTGCTCGCATCCGGGGTTGGTCGATTGTTTTCGAAGGATTGTGAAACATGAAGGGTATAAAGTTCTTTGGAGGGGTTTAGGTACAGCAGTTACCAGGGCTTTTATAGTGAATGGAACCATTTTTAGTGCTTATGAGATAGCATTGAGGTGCTTTTTCCATGGCAACACAATCATTAGCTAGGGATTTTAATGACCAATTCAGCAAATCTTGATGAAGTGAGACGATTTACAGATTTGTTTTTAGGAAATTGTAAGATTTTTGGGCAATAATTCTTTTCAAGAAAAACTGCAGCATGATTTGGTATTAGTGGGGTAACTCGAAAGTAAAGAAAAACTTCTTTAGGGTTGTTTTCATGTACAATTTCGTTATtgattaaaattctcaattaaCGTAACGGTATGTTTTATATATAGTAGACTTATTGTTTTTTATCAACAATTTGATTTGGCTATACTAAAATAAAATCGATAATGAGCTTGAAATCTAAAACCATTATATTTAGGAATTATAGAACtactaatttttaataaaatttaggaCATCAATTTATTgaattcaatttgaaaataactTTAACTAAATCtatatcatatttatttattttgtaaatttataaCCAAATTGTGTTTATATAGACATACATAGACATACAACTAAATTATTAAtcataacaaataaaattttgtgtgtgtgtgttcttgGTAGACTCATCATTACAACACACAAGAAGAATGAAACAAGCTCACTAGCTTACTACCACTCTACAGTAATTAAGTTCCCATTCACATCGAATCATCATCTTTTCCTCCAATAAATTTCTACAGCTTGATAGGGCCAAGACTCCTCATAGAACTGTGGACACTGACCGATCCCACGCCTTCCTCATGGAACTGTTAACACTACCCAGTGGAAGTGGAACAAACAATTCTGTATACATATCCATGAAAAACTTGTCAACTATTTCAAGATAAGCCGGGCAAGAAACCTGAGAATAGTTGTGGAGAACCTCCTCGATATCGAGCGCATGATCTTGATCATCATCTATATCCATATCTATGTTAGGTGAAGTGTGAGGCctacatattaaataaaataatattaaatcacATATCCCAAATAGAATGTTTTCAAAAGTTGCTTGAGgggattaattataaatagagctcaattccttcagttattgtatatcaaaatcaaaagtttgatagctttgataaaaagagaatgcatagaaaaaaagagtgtattttttcttGTGTGCGgtaattctcttgtgtgagttagaaaaattattttctcggtatactcgggttgagagtgaaaaatattgagtgtattggtgtatacacttgttgtaatatttcttccagttataaaagttgcagtgctccgtggacgtagcctatcttgagggaaccacgtaaatctttgtgttcttgttgattattttattccgcatttttgggtactattattaTCGTGATCAGCATCATTTCGGTGTAATTTCCCAACAATCTCAAACTCTTTCATCTTTTTCGCCAAGGCTTCTGCCCATTTTCCTCTCACTTCAAGTCACTTGATTTGCTGTGATCTGTGACGCATTTTTCTTCATCCAAGTCCTTTGTCTGCCCTGTGAATGGAGCATCCCTTTTCATGCAGATGTTGTGCAGTTTCTGGTTCTTGAAACTGAtcttgctgctgctgctgttatCAGGGAAAATGGGGTCGGAACGGGAGGTTTTGGTAGAGGGATTTGAGGGTTTTGATCACAGTTATGTGGAGGAATTTCTTGGTTATGTCGGCAATTGGGCATTAATTGCAGTAGACAAATttgacaaaagaaaaaaaaacgtgGGCTGTTTGATTGTTTGAAGACggaagacgcgtataaaacgcgtcttcacacggacaaggggctctataaatagagctcccccctcattctgaaatcatccattcttcgagttttctctcatattataatattctataatatttgtgaggtgtttgttctcctgtattaagagagtgtgtgtgttctctttggaaacacagtgagtgagttatacaccacaaaatattatagtggaaattcttttcatcttgcccgtggtttttaccctaataatttttaggggttttccacgtaaatctcgatgtctagtttattctttattttcgagttttattatctcaaattccgcacgtgggaccaacaagtggtatcagagccttggtttaaatttcttaaaattctgagtatgctctgtggttgcagcctagactgatcttccacatcagaaaagattttttgagattttttatttaaggcgggattattttgtccagtctactaaaattgttgtagacataatggcgggaaggtacgagatagcaaagtttaACGGAaacaattttatgctgtggaaaataaagatacaatcagttttaagaaaggagaattgcttggcggctattagagatagaccggtggagattataGATGATGGAAAGAGGAATGAGATgaaaacagcaaaagttatcagggatactctgacaaagatgtacgaggtcaagtccctacaaaacatgattttcctaaagagaaggctttatactcttcggatgacggaatcctcatcgatgaccgaccatatcaacacactaaatactttATTttcccaactcacttccatggggcacaaaataggggaaaatgaacgtgcggagcttctacttcaaagtctaccagattcatatgatcaacttatcatcaacattaccaacaatattcttatgggttttctaagattcgacgatgtcttaactgcggttctcgttgaagaaagccggcgcaagaataaggaagatagatTGGTAGCATCGAAGCAGGCGGAGGCTTTACCGATTATAAGaagaagatttatggaccgtgactccagtgtgagccaaagacgaggtagatcaaaatcGAGAACCACATGAGATCAAAATCCCTTTGCTCAACAAGGGCCATTGTACCTTTTATTTCCTCTTATTTGTTCCTTTCCATAAGGTAAGATAATGATTAGGACCATTTCAACCACTCCACAGATCGTGTGTTGTCAGGGGTATGGTGGATAAGAGCCAGGAGAAGGTAGTGACGCAGTTTGATaattttcttgatgatgttgaaCCCCCCAAGTCTGATGAGAGCCAAGTTTGATCTAAACAAGCGTATTATTTTGCAGGTCAGATATACATTCATGAAAGGCGATCCGAAGCCGTCACATTCTCTCATTATCCGTCACATTCAGAACCTGGTTCTGCGTGACACGATCAGGTTGACATGAACCTGAAGAACTTTCatacaaaaatcattttcaaacGGCAGTTGCATTACGGCGGCGACATTTTTTTAGAGTTCTTAAGTATGAAATTGATTCAGCAAATAACAAAAGGAGTGTGATCGAAGTTTGAAGTGGTTGGAAAAACTTTAGTTTCTCGTGGAATGTGAAGCTGACTCCCCGCTCAACAAATCGACTGGAAAATTCTGAGATTTTGGCAGTTTTGTTGCTGAGTTAATTTTAAAAAGGGTTCCCGTATtcggaatttttttattattttctttccgAACTTCCGTAAATTcgcaatattttatttt
This genomic window from Primulina huaijiensis isolate GDHJ02 chromosome 7, ASM1229523v2, whole genome shotgun sequence contains:
- the LOC140981366 gene encoding mitochondrial arginine transporter BAC2-like — its product is MDFWPEFLASSWGREFVAGGFGGSAGVITGYPLDTLRIRLQQSRTGSAFSILRRVVASEGPSALYRGMAAPFASVTLQNAIAFRTYAILSRAFDKNRAADDPPSYTGVALGGIGTGAIQSLLLSPVELIKIRLQLQQKTIKNTNGPMNVAKSILQTEGWRGVYRGLTVTVLRDAPAHGVYFWTYEYMRERLHPGCRKHGQESFQTMLLAGGLAGVTSWISCYPLDVIKTRIQAASGCSHPGLVDCFRRIVKHEGYKVLWRGLGTAVTRAFIVNGTIFSAYEIALRCFFHGNTIIS